The nucleotide window GGTGTTGGCCAGCGGCACTTCGGCCTGGCTGAAAGCCACACAACCCGCCTGAGTGAGTTGCAGCATTTCGGTCAGCACTTCGCCCTGCAAACCACGGGTGAGTGCACCCAGGGGGTACACACGCGACTGGTTCAGTGTCTTGGCACGGTAACGCAGCATTTCCACCAGCCCGGCTTCATCGAGCACCGGGTCGGTGTCGGGCGGGCAGACCACGCTGGTCACACCGCCGGCCACCGCAGCGGCCAGTTCGGACGCCAACATGCCTTCGTGCTCATGGCCGGGCTCGCGCAGGCGCACCGACAAATCCACCAGACCGGGCAAAACGATGCAGCCCGTAGCGTCAATCACGGTATCCGGCTGGAAGTCAGACGCTATATTTTTAATAGCTGCTACCGCACTCCCCACAAGGGCTACGTCGGATTTTTCATCCAAACCACTGGCAGGATTGATCACCCGGCCACCTTTGATCAAAGTTCTCATAATTTGCTTTCCACCAATTCAGTCGCCTGCGAAATGACAATTCCGCGCCGGGCCGCCCCAAGCGGAATTAGCCCCCTCGGGGGGCAGCGACCCGCGTGGCGGCGGAGCGTGGGGGCCACATTCATGCTTCATTCCCCGCCACGATGCTCATCACCGCCATGCGTACTGCGATGCCGAAAGTGACTTGCGGCAGCACCACGCTTTGCTTGCCATCGACCACTGCCGAATCAATCTCGACCCCGCGGTTGATGGGGCCAGGGTGCATCACGATGGCGTCGCTCTTGGCCAGTTGCAGCTTCTCGGGCGTCAGGCCATAACTCTTGAAGAACTCGTGGCTGGAGGGCAGCAGTGCGCCGCTCATACGTTCGTTCTGCAGGCGCAACATGATGATGACGTCGGCATCCTTGATGCCCTCTTCCAGCGTGTGGCACACGCGCACGCCCATTTGCGCCATATCCGAAGGCACCAGGGTCTTGGGGCCGACAACGCGCACTTCGGCACAGCCCAGTGTGGTGAGCGCATGGATGTCGGAACGTGCCACACGCGAGTGCAACACGTCGCCCACGATGGCCACCGTGAGGTTGCTGAAGTCTTTCTTGAAATGCCGGATGGTGAACATGTCCAGCAGCCCCTGCGTGGGGTGGGCGTGGCGCCCGTCACCAGCGTTGATCACATGCACATGCGGTGCCACGTGCTGGGCAATCAGGTAGGGTGCACCCGACTCGCTGTGGCGCACGACGAACATGTCTGCCGCCATCGCGCTCAGGTTGGCGATGGTGTCCAGCAGCGACTCGCCTTTGGAGGCGCTGGAGCGCGCGATGTCCAGATTGATCACGTCCGCTGACAGGCGCGTGGCAGCGATCTCGAAGGTGGTGCGGGTGCGCGTGCTGTTCTCAAAGAACAGGTTGAAAACGCTCTTGCCGCGCAACAGCGGCACCTTCTTCACCTCACGGTCATTGACCGAGACGAAGTTGGTAGCAGTGTCCAGGATGTGGGTGAGGATGCTTTTGGGCAGGCCTTCCACCGATAACAGATGGATCAGCTCGCCGTTTTTGTTGAGTTGGGGATTGCGTTTGTAGAACATGCTTAGGCCTTCCGCCGGGCCGTCCCAAGGGAGGCCTGCGCCCCTTTGGGGGGCAGTGAATACACGAAGTGGTGAACGTGGGGGCTCATTCCATTTCCTTCACGTCGAAGCTGAATACACCCGTATCGCTACGCGCCAGCGCCAGTGACTGCTTGGCTCCCAGCGTGACACGCGCCGCCGCAAAGTCGGCCTGCACCGGAAGCTCACGTCCACCACGGTCTACCAGCACAGCAAGACGCACATTGCCAGGGCGGCCGTAATCAAAAAGTTCGTTCAGTACCGCGCGGATGGTGCGTCCGGTGTAAAGCACGTCATCCAGCACCAGGATGTCGGCGCCGTTCACATCGAACGGGATATGGGTTTGCCCGCCATTGGACAGGCCGCGTTGTGCAAAGTCATCACGGTGCATGGCCGAAGAAATGCTGCCGGCCTTGCCGGGCAGTTGCAGGTCCGCCTGCAGCCGTTCGGCCAACCAGGCACCGCCTGAGGTGATGCCGACCAATTTGGTATCCGCATGGCATAACTGTCGCACACCGCGCAGCAGTTCGCGGTACAACGCCTCTGCATCCAAAGTTAACGTACTCACGCCAAACTCCTTAAAAACTGTTCCAGAATAATGCAGGCCGATGCTGCGTCGGCATCCTTGGCCCCGGAGGCAATCGCCTCTGTGGTGCTGTAACGCTCATCCACCTCAAACACCTGCAGGCCGAAGCGGCCATGCAACTGGCGGCCGAATTTTTTGGCGCGTGCGGTGTTTTCATGCGGTGCGCCGTCCGGGTGGTAAGGCACGCCGATCACGATGGCGTCGGGTTGCCATTCCTTGATGCGCTGCGCAATCTGCACAAAACGCGCGTCGCCTTCGGCATGGATCGAGCCCTGCGGCTGGGCGGTGCCCAGAATGCGGTTGCCCACCGCGACACCGGTGCGTTTCAGGCCGAAGTCGAATGCAATAAAACTGGTCCATGTCGCGGGCACTGCCACCAACGACTGCTGGTTCACAGGAACACCTTCACCCTGCGGGCTACGGTGCGCGCTTGTTGGGGGCGGCGCGGCGCTGCGTACAGAAAAACCTTCGCCCTGCAGGCTGCGGTGCGAACTTGCTTGGGGCGGCCCGGCGCTGCGTTCATGCGTGCCCCGCCTGCGTGGAGATCATCCAGGCCTGCAGCCCCAGCAATGCCAGCGCCTTGTCGTAGCGTTGCTCGACTGGCGTGTCAAAAATGACGGCCTGGTCGGCATCCACCGTCAACCAGCTGTTTTCGCCCAGCTCGGTCTCCAGTTGCCCTTCGCCCCAGGCCGAGTAGCCCAGCGACACCAGTACCTTGCGCGGGCCGGCCCCGGTGGACAGGGCTTCGAGCACATCTTTGGACGTGGTCATCTCCAACCCGCCGGGAATGGTCATGGTGGAGGCGTAAAGGGATTCTTCGGGCTTATCCTGGGCGGCAAAGATCGGCTCGTGCAGCACAAAACCGCGCTCGGTCTGTACCGGACCACCCTGAAACACCGGACTGTCGCTGAGGTCGGCGCGTTTCAGCGGCAGATCGACCTTGTCAAACAGCGCCGCCATTTTGATGTCGGCCGGTTTGTTGATCACCAGCCCCAAAGCCCCGCGGGAACTGTGCTCGCACACATAGACCACACTTTTGGAAAAAATCGCATCTTCCAGTCCGGGCATTGCGATCAGAAAGTGATTCGTGAGGTTGATGGGTGCAGAATCGCCGGACATTTACCGATTTTAGCGGCTGCCATGCAACAACAATTTCAGACCGGGCTGGTGTGGTTCCGGCGCGACCTGCGTACACACGACAACGCCGCCCTGAACACCGCCCTGCAGCAATGCAACCAGGTGCATTGTGTTTTCATTTTTGACCGTGCCATTCTGGACAGCTTGCCACGCGCAGACCGCCGGGTGGCCTTTATCCACGCATCCCTGCAGGAGCTGGACGCCAGCCTGCGCCAACTGTCCGGCAAACCAGACGGTGGCCTGATCGTGCGCTACGGTTTTGCGACAGAAGAGATTCCCGCTCTGGCGGCGCAACTGGGCGCACAGGCGGTCTATGCGGCGCGGGACTATGAGCCGCAAGCCCGGGCGCGTGATTTCCAAGTGCAAACGGCTCTGCTTGCGCAGCAGGCCCGGTTGATCACCCTCAAAGACCACGTGATTTTTGAAGAGCGCGAGGTGCTCACACAAACCGGCAAGCCTTATGGCGTTTTTACTCCTTACATGCGGGCTTGGCTGGCCAAACTAGGGGATGTCCCCCCCAGGGCTTTTGATGAAGTCACGCCACATGCACCGCGCCTCGCGGAGCGCCCCCCGGCCCTGTCCACACCCTTGCCTTCTCTAGGGGACATGGGTTTCGAGCCCGGTAAC belongs to Rhodoferax saidenbachensis and includes:
- a CDS encoding aspartate carbamoyltransferase catalytic subunit, whose translation is MFYKRNPQLNKNGELIHLLSVEGLPKSILTHILDTATNFVSVNDREVKKVPLLRGKSVFNLFFENSTRTRTTFEIAATRLSADVINLDIARSSASKGESLLDTIANLSAMAADMFVVRHSESGAPYLIAQHVAPHVHVINAGDGRHAHPTQGLLDMFTIRHFKKDFSNLTVAIVGDVLHSRVARSDIHALTTLGCAEVRVVGPKTLVPSDMAQMGVRVCHTLEEGIKDADVIIMLRLQNERMSGALLPSSHEFFKSYGLTPEKLQLAKSDAIVMHPGPINRGVEIDSAVVDGKQSVVLPQVTFGIAVRMAVMSIVAGNEA
- the pyrR gene encoding bifunctional pyr operon transcriptional regulator/uracil phosphoribosyltransferase PyrR, whose amino-acid sequence is MSTLTLDAEALYRELLRGVRQLCHADTKLVGITSGGAWLAERLQADLQLPGKAGSISSAMHRDDFAQRGLSNGGQTHIPFDVNGADILVLDDVLYTGRTIRAVLNELFDYGRPGNVRLAVLVDRGGRELPVQADFAAARVTLGAKQSLALARSDTGVFSFDVKEME
- the ruvX gene encoding Holliday junction resolvase RuvX, which produces MNQQSLVAVPATWTSFIAFDFGLKRTGVAVGNRILGTAQPQGSIHAEGDARFVQIAQRIKEWQPDAIVIGVPYHPDGAPHENTARAKKFGRQLHGRFGLQVFEVDERYSTTEAIASGAKDADAASACIILEQFLRSLA
- a CDS encoding YqgE/AlgH family protein yields the protein MSGDSAPINLTNHFLIAMPGLEDAIFSKSVVYVCEHSSRGALGLVINKPADIKMAALFDKVDLPLKRADLSDSPVFQGGPVQTERGFVLHEPIFAAQDKPEESLYASTMTIPGGLEMTTSKDVLEALSTGAGPRKVLVSLGYSAWGEGQLETELGENSWLTVDADQAVIFDTPVEQRYDKALALLGLQAWMISTQAGHA